The Crassostrea angulata isolate pt1a10 chromosome 1, ASM2561291v2, whole genome shotgun sequence nucleotide sequence AAAAACAATAACTTATGTGCAATGTGTATGTTGGAACCTGAAACTTTTAAGCATTTATTCTACCATGTCCACTAATCTTGAGTCTTTGGACAAATTTGTCAGACTATATATTTAATAGATCTGGCAAGAGAATAACATTTGATAACCAGAGTGTACTATTAGGTAATCCAGATATGTATCAAGtaattaatttgattattatatattggtaaagaaatatatttttcaaaggtCGAGATGTTGTCGCAACTGAGATTATATCCTCGTTTTGCAGTATTTAATCAATTAACGATTAGAAACAAAATTGCACCGAAAAAATATAAGTATTCCCTCATCAGTATTACTTGTATACGTTCAATTTGTGAGTGACACTTGAGCATGATTTCGGGAATAGACATATTCAGACAATTCAGTCTGAGTATTGATATATGAGGAATGTTGTTGAAAGCTGTGAACGTTTTATTTACCAAATAACAGTACACAGAATGCACATATAGCCTTCTTTCATTAAAGGTGCAAATCTTtgatttacattaattttatgctCTGGTTCCACAGATTCAATAAAGCATACGAGACAATAGAATACGGCGATATACTGGACGCCCTGACCGACCTTACTGGTGCCATCTGTGAATACTTCACCCCCGACGTTAACCCCCCGGAGCAGTTTTTCTACACGCTGTATACCTCCGTTGTCAATCGGTCCTTAGTCGTCTGCTGGCGAAACGAGAAAAGGCTGACCTGGTCCGGATTCAACTTTGAAGGGGTCTGTAATCAAAAAGCTCAGATTTCTTGTGACATGTACTCCATGCTTTGGATAAATGGAGTAGTTTTGTTGGAATGAAATATTGATCACGTTTCCTTTTTATccctgtattacatgtacttattaagATTTTCCTTTACAACAAtttttccaatttcttttaTAGAAAGAAGAACTAGCCAGTGATTCAGACAATATCAGATATCTGCACATCGTTACGGCTGTGTCGaaggttttatttaaaatctgaaatttaGCAAACTGCATATTTTTAATGacatgatttaattttcaatttcctatataaaaatGGGATTGCCATGTGTCGTTGTATCTTCGATCCTAATCACAGGTGGCATGTGTTACACACCATgcccaaattttattttaataataccttgcataaaaaatatttctttttccacaatttgttgttgtttttgagaaaattaaatttttagctGTGTTCTTGACATGTTTTACTTTACTTTATAATATATACCGTGTAATGCTTTGATTTATTGGAAATTTAATATGAAGGCCAAGCTGACTTAATTGCGgcaatatcatttttgtttgagttttctctaaaaaacatcaaaaataaattattttaataatcaacGGCCTTAGCTAAGTTGCAGCAAACGTTTGCTATAATTTATGgctattttatacttttttcaCTGCATTCAACTTATGATTATGTGACAAATGCAATATTTagttaacatatttttattccCCAGTTTCCACTGGTAGACGGAAGGGAAGTTGAGGTTGTGAGGCTGAGGTGTTTCTTTCCTAATGAACCTAGATGGAATGGAAAGTTCTCAAacaggtgagagagagagagagagagagagagagagagagagagagagagagagagagagagagagagagatgatacTTGTACCAAAAATTTATTATAAGGTGGCATACTTAAAGAAACTATAATGCTACGTTTAAGTCACCGAaacattattaaaatacattttcagttcctaatgaattatatattacagtgtattttacatataatatcTGATTTAATACGAACTCTAAGATTGTATTTCAGTGACACAACCTCATGGGCAGATATCAGCAAAGATTTTTTCGAGCAATATTCGCCGCTTAAAAACAAAGAAGACAACGAATACTGGATGACGCTCAACGATTTTCAGTGTAATTTTGGCGGACTAATTATTTGTAGCGAGGCGGATCCATACCACCCGGAAGGGTTCGGATTAGAGCGGTCATACACGTGTAAGACAGAGAAGGTTCCCGACCTTGTTTATATTCTCCATTCTCAGAGGAGAATGTCGGAACGTAGATCGTCAAGCCTCAAAGCAAGAGATCATGGCAAAATGAGAAGCTATGTTAGTGAAAAggttaagaaaaaagtaaaCGAAATTAAAGTGACAGAATCGAATCTTACTGTAAAAATGGACACGTGCCGACGTCGAAGTACCGGCGACGCCACAGTGACGTCAGATAACATTACCCATATATCATACCCGGGGTGTATATCTTACGATCACACAACAGAAGGACAACTAAAATGCCAAATGTACACTTCCCGAAAGCACCAGTCATTACCACATGAAGAGATTTATAATTCGATCAATACCCGAGTTTCTTTTGAACTGGAGAGCTCGAATAGCACGTCAGACATATCGGTGATTATCTCACGGCCGCACAGCGCGCCGATGTCGTCTGGGGAAACCGACTCAAAGTACGGGTCCTCGGGTTCGGTATCCCAGCTGACACAGAGCAACTTTCTCGCTACAAGAAAAGACTTTTTCAGACCCCGAGGGGGTTGGAAGCAGATTATAGAGCAGCGAGGATGTTGGTGTAGTGAGTATAAAGAGATAAACATGTATCtgcttcattttatttttcttaaaaaaaaaacccatgaattattattttccatACAATCAATAAATTATCTAAAGTTGCTGCTTCTCATCCTTGAAGCAAAGAAACTTTGGATGTAAATTAACACTTTTTTGAAATGCTAcacttttacaaaaattaacttTCTTTCCTTAATTGAATATCTTGTACAGAAAGCACGAGTGGCATTCAACCGTCCAATCTGGATTTGCTAAGCAAGTGTCCAAGAATCCCAATAACGCTTGTTAGGAAAGATGACGAACAGAAGCAGCCTCGATCTAGATATCAAAAAAAGAATCTTATTCTGATCTCCCTGCTTCAAGACTACAGACACGGGATAGAACACTCCAACAATATGCCGGTGCAGTTTGGATTTAGCCTGTTCAGGGTATACATATCACCAATATATAAACCGCTGATTGTCGGTTGCTTTTCACCAGAGTTCAATCCATTTATGGGAGCCATATCAAGATTAAAGCATTGTTGGGGTATTGCTCGTTCTTTATGCAAAGAGTTGTGAGTTCAATTTTCTGTTGAGGCAGATGTAAGTAAAAATGATGATATTCCATTTACTTCATGCGCTAGCGCTAATAATGGAGCAGTGGGTCTTTTGGATGAGAGCTATAACCTAACTAAGATAAGCTCGATAAAGAACACTAACAAATGAATGTCCCTGATATCCGTCACAGTCATCTGATAATATCCAAATAGTAGTGAAAAGTTTCCGCGGGAAGTTAAACAGAAAACAATCAATCAAGATTTTATTTCTCTAGAAAACAAGAAAAGGGGGTATGTCATGGGTTAAATGTTGCAAGTGCGTTATGCAATGTAAATTATGTATGTTTTACATGAATTAGAACGAAGAATTCTTTCAATCGGTTAAATAGAGTTTTGCTGTTTAATTGCTAGCATTCATGTCTGTCATGAGGCTTCATTTGTTCATCTCATTGAAAGTTTATTATCGTTTTGTATTAACAGTGTAAG carries:
- the LOC128157635 gene encoding uncharacterized protein LOC128157635 isoform X3 gives rise to the protein MAGNRHNTEVPYQNYDKLKQTILMKRQRGKPELFIDPSFPPDLSSLTYVYIGDDRYERTKFARPLEIYPTGAFAGVCGVWNVPFPWKHFKKRGWIQAAVQVLSLAVRFMEKVIPGYRKCEQNFEEDYIGAFRFNIWRFGQWVETTVDDHLPVLDDKLMYCNALGEPPEFWGALLEKAYAKFNKAYETIEYGDILDALTDLTGAICEYFTPDVNPPEQFFYTLYTSVVNRSLVVCWRNEKRLTWSGFNFEGKEELASDSDNIRYLHIVTAVSKFPLVDGREVEVVRLRCFFPNEPRWNGKFSNSDTTSWADISKDFFEQYSPLKNKEDNEYWMTLNDFQCNFGGLIICSEADPYHPEGFGLERSYTCKTEKVPDLVYILHSQRRMSERRSSSLKARDHGKMRSYVSEKVKKKVNEIKVTESNLTVKMDTCRRRSTGDATVTSDNITHISYPGCISYDHTTEGQLKCQMYTSRKHQSLPHEEIYNSINTRVSFELESSNSTSDISVIISRPHSAPMSSGETDSKYGSSGSVSQLTQSNFLATRKDFFRPRGGWKQIIEQRGCWCKSTSGIQPSNLDLLSKCPRIPITLVRKDDEQKQPRSRYQKKNLILISLLQDYRHGIEHSNNMPVQFGFSLFRCKNAEHGEKKLLSKLQFVSNVESKFEAREIKTRQSLDDGCYVVVPYCLTSGHEGEFLVRIIGEKDMLENKNGCVLS
- the LOC128157635 gene encoding uncharacterized protein LOC128157635 isoform X2: MAGNRHNTEVPYQNYDKLKQTILMKRQRGKPELFIDPSFPPDLSSLTYVYIGDDRYERTKFARPLEIYPTGAFAGVCGVWNVPFPWKHFKKRGWIQAAVQVLSLAVRFMEKVIPGYRKCEQNFEEDYIGAFRFNIWRFGQWVETTVDDHLPVLDDKLMYCNALGEPPEFWGALLEKAYAKFNKAYETIEYGDILDALTDLTGAICEYFTPDVNPPEQFFYTLYTSVVNRSLVVCWRNEKRLTWSGFNFEGKEELASDSDNIRYLHIVTAVSKFPLVDGREVEVVRLRCFFPNEPRWNGKFSNRLYFSDTTSWADISKDFFEQYSPLKNKEDNEYWMTLNDFQCNFGGLIICSEADPYHPEGFGLERSYTCKTEKVPDLVYILHSQRRMSERRSSSLKARDHGKMRSYVSEKVKKKVNEIKVTESNLTVKMDTCRRRSTGDATVTSDNITHISYPGCISYDHTTEGQLKCQMYTSRKHQSLPHEEIYNSINTRVSFELESSNSTSDISVIISRPHSAPMSSGETDSKYGSSGSVSQLTQSNFLATRKDFFRPRGGWKQIIEQRGCWCKSTSGIQPSNLDLLSKCPRIPITLVRKDDEQKQPRSRYQKKNLILISLLQDYRHGIEHSNNMPVQFGFSLFRCKNAEHGEKKLLSKLQFVSNVESKFEAREIKTRQSLDDGCYVVVPYCLTSGHEGEFLVRIIGEKDMLENKNGW
- the LOC128157635 gene encoding uncharacterized protein LOC128157635 isoform X4, translated to MEKVIPGYRKCEQNFEEDYIGAFRFNIWRFGQWVETTVDDHLPVLDDKLMYCNALGEPPEFWGALLEKAYAKFNKAYETIEYGDILDALTDLTGAICEYFTPDVNPPEQFFYTLYTSVVNRSLVVCWRNEKRLTWSGFNFEGKEELASDSDNIRYLHIVTAVSKFPLVDGREVEVVRLRCFFPNEPRWNGKFSNRLYFSDTTSWADISKDFFEQYSPLKNKEDNEYWMTLNDFQCNFGGLIICSEADPYHPEGFGLERSYTCKTEKVPDLVYILHSQRRMSERRSSSLKARDHGKMRSYVSEKVKKKVNEIKVTESNLTVKMDTCRRRSTGDATVTSDNITHISYPGCISYDHTTEGQLKCQMYTSRKHQSLPHEEIYNSINTRVSFELESSNSTSDISVIISRPHSAPMSSGETDSKYGSSGSVSQLTQSNFLATRKDFFRPRGGWKQIIEQRGCWCKSTSGIQPSNLDLLSKCPRIPITLVRKDDEQKQPRSRYQKKNLILISLLQDYRHGIEHSNNMPVQFGFSLFRCKNAEHGEKKLLSKLQFVSNVESKFEAREIKTRQSLDDGCYVVVPYCLTSGHEGEFLVRIIGEKDMLENKNGCVLS
- the LOC128157635 gene encoding uncharacterized protein LOC128157635 isoform X1, giving the protein MAGNRHNTEVPYQNYDKLKQTILMKRQRGKPELFIDPSFPPDLSSLTYVYIGDDRYERTKFARPLEIYPTGAFAGVCGVWNVPFPWKHFKKRGWIQAAVQVLSLAVRFMEKVIPGYRKCEQNFEEDYIGAFRFNIWRFGQWVETTVDDHLPVLDDKLMYCNALGEPPEFWGALLEKAYAKFNKAYETIEYGDILDALTDLTGAICEYFTPDVNPPEQFFYTLYTSVVNRSLVVCWRNEKRLTWSGFNFEGKEELASDSDNIRYLHIVTAVSKFPLVDGREVEVVRLRCFFPNEPRWNGKFSNRLYFSDTTSWADISKDFFEQYSPLKNKEDNEYWMTLNDFQCNFGGLIICSEADPYHPEGFGLERSYTCKTEKVPDLVYILHSQRRMSERRSSSLKARDHGKMRSYVSEKVKKKVNEIKVTESNLTVKMDTCRRRSTGDATVTSDNITHISYPGCISYDHTTEGQLKCQMYTSRKHQSLPHEEIYNSINTRVSFELESSNSTSDISVIISRPHSAPMSSGETDSKYGSSGSVSQLTQSNFLATRKDFFRPRGGWKQIIEQRGCWCKSTSGIQPSNLDLLSKCPRIPITLVRKDDEQKQPRSRYQKKNLILISLLQDYRHGIEHSNNMPVQFGFSLFRCKNAEHGEKKLLSKLQFVSNVESKFEAREIKTRQSLDDGCYVVVPYCLTSGHEGEFLVRIIGEKDMLENKNGCVLS